The following proteins come from a genomic window of Pseudomonas hygromyciniae:
- a CDS encoding FagA protein: MSSVLHEDPYLESWRWMSRQIRCGLNPDEPRLIEHYLNEGRYLACCTATHPWTIAETSFRLLIDTATDIALPLHWRSTCLDQAWRPLRDLENLSHCACRLKRWQTFAWQLATCELLPSISHSDLVQGSSDE, translated from the coding sequence ATGAGTTCTGTCCTGCACGAGGATCCCTATCTGGAAAGCTGGCGTTGGATGAGTCGCCAGATTCGCTGTGGACTCAACCCTGACGAGCCACGCCTGATCGAGCATTACCTGAATGAAGGTCGCTACCTGGCCTGCTGCACGGCCACGCACCCGTGGACCATCGCCGAGACCTCGTTCCGCTTGCTGATCGATACCGCCACCGATATCGCCTTGCCATTGCATTGGCGCTCCACGTGCCTGGACCAGGCCTGGCGCCCACTGCGCGACTTGGAAAACCTCTCTCACTGCGCCTGCCGCCTCAAGCGCTGGCAGACCTTTGCCTGGCAATTGGCGACTTGTGAATTGCTGCCTTCTATTTCTCACTCCGACTTGGTGCAAGGATCTTCTGATGAGTAA
- the pmbA gene encoding metalloprotease PmbA encodes MSAAQSVGPQALPALQEQVEQIIAEAKRQGASACEVAVSLEQGLSTSVRQREVETVEFNRDQGFGITLYVGQRKGSASTSASGPEAIRETVAAALAIAKHTSEDEASGLADAALMARDLKDFDLYHAWDITPEQAIEKALACEAAAFDTDSRIKNADGTTLSTHQGCRVYGNSHGFIGGYASTRHSLSCVMIAEADGQMQRDYWYDVSRQGELLADPVSIGQRAAQRAASRLGARPVPTCEVPVLFSAELAGGLFGSFLGAISGGNLYRKSSFLEGALGQKLFPEWLTLDERPHLMRAMGSSAFDGDGLATYAKPFVENGELVSYVLGTYAGRKLGLPSTANSGGVHNLFVTHGDEDQAALLRRMGRGLLVTELMGHGLNMVTGDYSRGAAGFWVENGEIQFAVQEVTIAGNMRDMFKQIVAVGNDLELRSNIRTGSVLIERMTVAGS; translated from the coding sequence ATGAGTGCAGCCCAAAGCGTCGGTCCACAAGCGTTACCGGCACTGCAGGAACAAGTTGAGCAGATCATTGCCGAGGCCAAGCGCCAGGGGGCCAGTGCCTGTGAAGTGGCGGTGTCGCTGGAGCAGGGCTTGTCGACTTCGGTACGTCAGCGGGAAGTGGAAACCGTTGAGTTCAACCGCGACCAGGGTTTTGGCATCACCTTGTATGTGGGGCAGCGCAAAGGCTCGGCCAGCACCTCGGCCAGCGGGCCGGAAGCTATTCGCGAAACGGTTGCCGCCGCCCTGGCGATTGCCAAGCACACCTCCGAAGACGAGGCGTCCGGTTTGGCGGATGCGGCCTTGATGGCGCGGGACCTGAAAGATTTCGATCTGTATCACGCCTGGGATATCACTCCCGAGCAGGCGATCGAAAAGGCCCTGGCCTGCGAAGCTGCGGCATTTGATACCGACAGCCGAATCAAGAATGCCGATGGAACCACCTTGAGCACCCATCAGGGTTGCCGTGTGTATGGCAACAGTCATGGCTTTATCGGCGGCTACGCGTCGACTCGCCATAGCCTCAGTTGCGTGATGATCGCCGAGGCCGATGGCCAGATGCAGCGTGACTACTGGTATGACGTGAGTCGCCAGGGCGAGTTGCTGGCGGACCCGGTGAGCATTGGCCAGCGCGCCGCGCAACGGGCCGCGAGCCGCCTGGGCGCGCGCCCGGTGCCGACTTGCGAAGTACCGGTGCTGTTTTCGGCGGAGTTGGCGGGCGGTCTGTTCGGTAGCTTCCTGGGGGCGATTTCCGGGGGCAACCTGTACCGCAAGTCGTCGTTCCTTGAGGGCGCGCTGGGGCAGAAGTTGTTTCCTGAGTGGCTGACCCTGGATGAGCGCCCGCACCTGATGCGGGCCATGGGCAGTTCGGCCTTTGATGGCGATGGCCTGGCGACCTACGCCAAGCCGTTTGTCGAAAATGGTGAGCTGGTTTCCTACGTGCTTGGTACCTATGCCGGGCGCAAGCTTGGTTTGCCCAGTACCGCGAACTCCGGTGGCGTTCACAACCTGTTCGTGACCCATGGCGATGAAGACCAGGCGGCGCTACTGCGGCGCATGGGCCGTGGTTTGCTGGTGACCGAGTTGATGGGCCACGGCTTGAACATGGTGACGGGCGATTATTCCCGAGGCGCGGCGGGGTTCTGGGTGGAGAATGGCGAAATCCAGTTCGCCGTCCAGGAAGTGACCATCGCCGGCAATATGCGCGATATGTTCAAGCAGATTGTCGCCGTGGGTAACGATCTGGAACTGCGCAGCAATATTCGCACCGGCTCGGTGCTGATCGAACGCATGACCGTTGCCGGCAGCTAG